Genomic window (Leptolyngbyaceae cyanobacterium):
GTGCCAAGTTCTCAGCTTCATCGTTTCCAAGCCAAACACCAGAGGTTACTAAATCTCAATTTGGTTATCTGAATAGATAGCTTTGTAAAGTAGGGGCAATAGGTGAGTTGCCCCTATTTTGTTTGGAAATGCGATCGCTATAATTTCAATTCGCGGTAGATCATTTTAAAATTACTTCCCTCGATACTTTCTTCCCTAGTTATCCGGAAACCCCTTTTTTCATATAAAATTTGCGCTACTGCTTGGTCAGGATAAGTGGATGTATATAATCGTAAAAATTGCTTGTCTGATTGACGTGCTTTAGTTATAGCAAAATCTACTAACTTTGAGCCGATTCCTTGACCGCGAAAATCTGGATCTACACAAGTGTAACCTAGCCAATATGCTTGGTTTTCATCTTCTTGGTAACTATATAATCCAGTTGTTCCTACAACTTTTTTGGAGTTATTATCGATCGCAACCCAGTAGTTTGCATCAGTAATTTGCATTTTTTCTAGCAAATTTCGATTAAATGAATTATTTTTTTCGAGGCTAGCGCGGAAAACCATGCTAGCATTTTCAATTTGGCTGTTTATTTGGAAAGGAAAAATTCGATCTACTAAATTAATTGCTTGGTCAAGGGTTTCGTAGGATAGTGGTTCAATAATCATGGCTAAAAATATTGGCTGAAGGCGATTTGCATCTGGATGATTGCCGAAAGCATATTTCATCATGGCACAATGAAAAGAAATGGTTGGAGGGGAAACCATGACAGGAACAATGCCGAAAATCTTGCCGTTGGAAAATGGCGATTCTCTAACTCGTGCTGAATTTGAACAACGCTACGAAGCAATGCCTCACTTGAAGAAAGCTGAATTAATTGAAGGAGTGGTTTATATGGGTTCGCCAGTCCGAGTTATTCACGGTAGACCTCATGGTCACATCATAGGATGGATGTCTACTTACTCGATGGTTACGCCTGGGGTTGACTTGTTAGTTGATACCACAGTGCGTCTCGATCAAGATAACGAACCGCAACCTGATGCACTGCTGCGAATTGAAGTTGACGGACAGTCAACGATTAGCGAAGATAGTTATGTGGAAGGTGCGCCGGAATTTATTGCAGAAATAGCTGCCAGTAGCGCTTCTTATGATTTGCGAGAAAAATTAAAAGCTTACCGTCGCAACCAAGTACAAGAATATTTGGTTTGGCAAGTTTACGAACAAAAAATTGATTGGTTTCGGTTAAGAGAAGGGCAATATATTAATTTAGTAGCAGATGAAACTGGCGTAATTAAAAGTGAAGTTTTCCCTGGTTTATGGTTGGCTGTTTCGGCTTTATTAGCTGGTAATTTGGCTGAGGTTCAATCGGTGTTACAGATGGGGTTAGCAACAC
Coding sequences:
- a CDS encoding GNAT family N-acetyltransferase; amino-acid sequence: MMKYAFGNHPDANRLQPIFLAMIIEPLSYETLDQAINLVDRIFPFQINSQIENASMVFRASLEKNNSFNRNLLEKMQITDANYWVAIDNNSKKVVGTTGLYSYQEDENQAYWLGYTCVDPDFRGQGIGSKLVDFAITKARQSDKQFLRLYTSTYPDQAVAQILYEKRGFRITREESIEGSNFKMIYRELKL
- a CDS encoding Uma2 family endonuclease — translated: MTGTMPKILPLENGDSLTRAEFEQRYEAMPHLKKAELIEGVVYMGSPVRVIHGRPHGHIIGWMSTYSMVTPGVDLLVDTTVRLDQDNEPQPDALLRIEVDGQSTISEDSYVEGAPEFIAEIAASSASYDLREKLKAYRRNQVQEYLVWQVYEQKIDWFRLREGQYINLVADETGVIKSEVFPGLWLAVSALLAGNLAEVQSVLQMGLATPEHQVFIEELGNRG